A window of the Mucilaginibacter sp. cycad4 genome harbors these coding sequences:
- a CDS encoding glycosyltransferase family 39 protein, whose product MHTNQTNKLWYLLVLFTLWQLAITLLSDGFVLSFDESIWHYIGRNWFRNGLVPYAGGADNKSPFVFAIFGVSDLLFGVNYWFARVVATLCQTAGIYYLFRIAQKTAGEKAAVPAAFCYGMALLWHATGSKYVAFTETYETMFLLMAINRYLQGLKNTDLLLSGILAGLALDFRLSAAFVALAIMVHMLSQKKFLNVLWFAIGVVSGVLLLVAVCMLSGISLRELTLNMLTDNFSRGSATDHTIAYKLQSLLNRFVLSPLALLYPLAIAGLFARKQLGLIILWLLAVFVVINFIGIYDVVHLKEILPPLAVLNGCAIAWLLERYQLPLKPVLLIICVLLFPGMSEVLDNAEILLGKAPAKLTYGKAPYINPTEGDRKLLGKWVRDNTQPHNLVLVHSFGTQVQAYSERISPSTYFNITQTPVAKARFMHDLERNKPAMILIPMFPEYYNLVDADLRLFVSRMVSRDYYLERCMYNYKIYRVRKM is encoded by the coding sequence ATGCACACCAACCAAACAAATAAGCTTTGGTACCTTCTTGTTTTATTTACCCTTTGGCAGCTGGCTATTACACTGCTTAGTGATGGCTTTGTGTTATCGTTTGATGAATCTATCTGGCATTATATCGGTCGCAATTGGTTCAGGAATGGGCTTGTGCCGTACGCCGGCGGGGCCGACAACAAATCGCCGTTTGTATTTGCCATTTTTGGGGTATCTGATCTGCTGTTTGGTGTAAATTACTGGTTCGCGCGGGTGGTGGCAACCTTATGTCAAACCGCGGGCATTTACTACCTGTTCAGGATTGCCCAAAAAACAGCCGGTGAAAAGGCCGCGGTACCGGCAGCCTTTTGTTACGGTATGGCTTTGCTATGGCATGCCACGGGGAGCAAATACGTGGCCTTTACCGAAACGTACGAGACCATGTTTTTGCTGATGGCCATTAACCGGTATTTGCAAGGGCTGAAAAATACTGATCTTTTACTGAGCGGCATCTTAGCAGGTTTAGCGTTGGATTTCCGGCTGTCGGCAGCTTTTGTGGCCCTCGCTATAATGGTTCATATGCTTAGTCAAAAAAAATTTTTAAACGTCCTGTGGTTTGCCATTGGGGTAGTTTCAGGCGTACTGCTGTTAGTGGCTGTTTGTATGCTATCGGGAATAAGCCTTCGCGAACTGACCTTGAACATGCTGACTGATAATTTTAGCCGGGGCAGCGCAACTGATCATACCATTGCTTACAAGCTGCAAAGTTTGCTCAACCGGTTTGTTTTGTCGCCTTTGGCGCTGTTATATCCGCTGGCTATAGCGGGACTTTTTGCAAGGAAGCAATTGGGTTTGATCATCTTATGGTTATTGGCTGTTTTCGTAGTTATTAATTTTATCGGTATTTATGATGTGGTACACCTGAAGGAAATTTTGCCTCCTTTGGCTGTTTTGAATGGTTGCGCCATTGCCTGGCTGCTTGAAAGATACCAACTGCCGCTTAAGCCTGTGCTTTTAATAATTTGTGTACTGTTATTTCCGGGGATGTCTGAAGTGCTGGACAACGCAGAAATCTTACTGGGCAAAGCTCCGGCAAAATTAACCTATGGAAAGGCCCCGTACATAAACCCCACCGAAGGTGATAGGAAGCTATTAGGAAAATGGGTGAGGGATAATACCCAGCCGCATAACCTGGTACTTGTACACAGCTTTGGCACACAGGTACAGGCTTATTCTGAACGGATATCGCCCAGCACCTATTTTAATATTACACAAACGCCGGTTGCCAAAGCCCGCTTTATGCACGATCTGGAGCGGAACAAGCCTGCAATGATCCTTATCCCAATGTTCCCCGAGTATTACAACCTGGTAGATGCCGACCTAAGGTTATTTGTAAGCCGGATGGTAAGCCGGGATTATTACCTGGAGAGGTGTATGTACAACTATAAGATTTATCGTGTGCGTAAAATGTAA
- a CDS encoding OsmC family protein, with protein MKRTANAHWNGTLQEGKGEITTQSTVLNKTQYSFKTRFAEGVGTNPEELIAAAHAGCFTMAVGAALTQAGFTPGDLTTDAILDLDMQALSITAIALNLKATAIEGVSEQQFKEIAEGAKANCIISKALNVPVSLNVIYA; from the coding sequence ATGAAACGTACAGCAAATGCGCATTGGAACGGTACTTTACAGGAAGGTAAAGGCGAGATCACTACTCAAAGCACCGTATTAAATAAAACACAATATTCTTTCAAAACCCGTTTTGCCGAGGGTGTAGGCACTAATCCTGAAGAACTGATTGCAGCGGCACATGCCGGTTGTTTTACGATGGCCGTTGGCGCTGCATTAACACAGGCCGGTTTCACCCCCGGCGATCTGACTACCGACGCTATCCTTGACCTGGATATGCAGGCATTAAGTATAACAGCTATCGCTTTAAACCTGAAAGCCACTGCCATTGAAGGCGTTAGTGAGCAACAGTTTAAAGAAATTGCTGAAGGTGCAAAAGCAAATTGTATCATCTCCAAAGCTTTGAATGTGCCTGTTTCACTGAATGTAATTTACGCTTAA